One window from the genome of Myxococcales bacterium encodes:
- the tkt gene encoding transketolase, giving the protein MKAPAAFGPPDLLAVNTLRTLSIDAVEKANSGHPGLPLGAAPMAYVLWRHFLNVDAKHVTWANRDRFVLSAGHGSALLYSLLHLAGFDVSLDDLKQFRQWGAKTPGHPEFHDTPGVEATTGPLGQGTANAVGMALAERMLATMYNRPGFEIVNHRTWALVGDGDLMEGIAYEAASLAGHWKLGKLTYLYDANDVTLDGPASLIFTEDVAARFVACGWHVETVAKGDDDLAGLANAMTIATTQEKPTLIIVKTTIGFGSPKKQGSCASHGSPLGASEVAATKRTLGWDEQAQFLVPPAAREEFATSAARGAAAHAAWNELFAKWGAAHPELLAQWRAGESGTLTSAQLAALPGYDAGKAIATRTASGQLLGKVAELAPWLVGGDADLGGSTKTIVAGGDFDGARGRNVRFGVREHAMGAIANGICYHGGLRPYTSTFFVFSDYLRPAVRLAALGHLPQLFIWTHDSVGLGEDGPTHQPVEQLASLRAMPGLITYRPADANETLAGWRIAMAGARGPVALVLSRQDLPVVSPKDTAGAERGAYVLRDAADPKALILATGSEVAIALGAAEELASAGIAVRVVSMPSWELFAAQPVAYREQVLPRGVTARVSLEAGTTFGWHRWVGDRGIAIGVDRFGASAPGPTIYEKFGLTQKAVVDAVKSLL; this is encoded by the coding sequence ATGAAGGCACCCGCCGCGTTTGGCCCCCCCGATTTGCTCGCTGTGAACACGTTGCGGACGCTGTCGATCGACGCGGTAGAAAAGGCAAATTCGGGCCACCCAGGCCTGCCGCTTGGCGCGGCGCCGATGGCGTACGTATTGTGGCGACACTTTTTGAACGTCGATGCCAAGCACGTGACCTGGGCCAATCGCGATCGCTTTGTTTTGTCCGCCGGGCATGGCTCGGCGCTGCTTTATTCGCTGCTCCATCTCGCTGGGTTTGACGTGTCCCTTGATGACCTCAAGCAGTTTCGCCAGTGGGGCGCCAAGACGCCGGGCCACCCGGAATTCCACGACACGCCGGGCGTCGAAGCCACTACCGGTCCGCTTGGGCAGGGCACGGCTAACGCGGTCGGCATGGCGCTCGCGGAGCGCATGCTCGCGACGATGTACAATCGCCCCGGGTTTGAGATCGTCAATCATCGCACGTGGGCGTTAGTCGGCGATGGCGACCTCATGGAAGGCATTGCCTACGAGGCGGCCTCTTTGGCAGGGCATTGGAAACTTGGCAAGCTCACCTATTTGTACGACGCCAACGACGTCACGCTGGATGGCCCGGCGTCACTCATTTTCACTGAAGACGTAGCGGCGCGGTTTGTTGCGTGCGGCTGGCATGTCGAGACGGTTGCGAAAGGCGATGACGATCTTGCCGGGCTCGCGAATGCCATGACCATTGCGACGACGCAGGAAAAGCCGACGCTCATCATCGTCAAGACGACGATTGGGTTTGGTTCGCCCAAGAAGCAGGGCAGTTGCGCCTCGCACGGATCACCGCTTGGCGCCAGCGAGGTCGCCGCCACCAAGCGCACGCTAGGGTGGGATGAGCAGGCGCAGTTTTTGGTGCCCCCGGCGGCGCGCGAAGAATTTGCGACGAGCGCCGCGCGCGGCGCGGCGGCCCATGCGGCGTGGAACGAGCTGTTTGCCAAATGGGGTGCGGCGCATCCCGAGTTGTTGGCGCAATGGCGCGCGGGCGAAAGCGGCACGCTAACGAGCGCACAACTGGCTGCGTTGCCGGGCTACGACGCCGGCAAGGCCATCGCGACCCGCACCGCATCTGGCCAACTGCTCGGCAAGGTCGCCGAGTTGGCGCCGTGGCTCGTCGGCGGCGACGCCGACCTTGGCGGCTCGACCAAAACCATCGTCGCGGGCGGTGATTTTGATGGCGCGCGCGGCCGCAATGTGCGCTTTGGCGTGCGCGAACATGCGATGGGGGCGATCGCTAACGGCATCTGTTATCACGGTGGCCTGCGGCCGTACACCTCGACCTTTTTTGTCTTCTCGGACTATCTGCGGCCGGCGGTGCGTTTGGCGGCGCTCGGGCATTTACCGCAGCTATTTATTTGGACGCACGACTCGGTGGGCCTTGGCGAAGATGGCCCGACACATCAGCCGGTCGAGCAATTGGCGTCGCTGCGCGCGATGCCGGGGCTGATCACGTATCGCCCCGCGGATGCCAACGAAACGCTCGCCGGTTGGCGGATCGCGATGGCTGGCGCGCGCGGCCCCGTTGCGTTGGTGCTGTCGCGCCAGGACTTGCCCGTGGTTTCGCCAAAGGACACCGCGGGCGCCGAGCGCGGCGCCTATGTGCTGCGCGACGCCGCTGATCCCAAGGCGCTCATCCTGGCAACGGGGTCCGAAGTTGCCATCGCACTTGGCGCGGCTGAGGAATTGGCGAGCGCGGGCATCGCAGTGCGCGTGGTGTCGATGCCGAGCTGGGAGCTGTTTGCGGCGCAACCCGTGGCCTATCGCGAGCAGGTATTGCCTCGCGGCGTGACCGCACGCGTTTCGCTGGAGGCCGGCACGACCTTTGGCTGGCATCGCTGGGTTGGCGATCGCGGCATCGCGATCGGCGTCGACCGCTTCGGCGCATCTGCGCCCGGACCGACGATCTACGAAAAATTTGGCCTTACGCAAAAAGCCGTCGTGGACGCGGTGAAGTCGCTGCTGTAA